The following coding sequences lie in one Haladaptatus sp. DJG-WS-42 genomic window:
- a CDS encoding ABC transporter ATP-binding protein, giving the protein MTDLLSISGLRTQFNTERGAVKAVDGIDLTVREGETVGLVGESGSGKSVTALSTMNLVDDPGHIADGSVEFHAPDVAADLAAKYKNSHEFVDEDEGVIDLTNAPESAMREIRGGAMSMIFQDPMTSLNPALTVGEQVAESLRLHQYGGRKKDSWLNAVREVLPKLGADMSEELLEDTIDILSAVGIPEPEARIDNYPHEFSGGMRQRVLIAIALACQPQLLIADEPTTALDVTIQAQILDLINELQDDLGMSVLFITHDLGVVAETCDRVAVMYAGEIVEEGPVEEIFDNPSHPYTYALLESIPREDADRLTPIEGNVPGLIDMPDGCHFADRCPWATEDCTAGEIPYLQHGPEDVDHRAKCIFESFDKDEYGADRVGVSAEESSVDYDGERILEVRDLKKHFSKADGMLDELLTREPASVKAVDGVDLDIYEGETLGLVGESGCGKSTTGRTILRLLDPTEGTVVFQGEDINDLSKTEMREMRRDMQMIFQDPMSSLDPRMSVGQIIKEPLAIHDLAEGHRRERVEELMEAVGLDPAQYDRYPHEISGGQRQRVGIARALAVDPDFIVCDEPVSALDVSVQAQILNLLEDLQGEFGLTFLFIAHDLSVVRHLCDRVAVMYLGEVVEIAETSALFDEPRHPYTQALLSAIPEPDPHAETDRILLEGDVPSPINPPSGCHFRTRCPQVIPPEGLDIEQAAYREVMDYRERVESEDLVLDPIWDAAESRAESSAVATDGGYPAPLSAFISALYDREFDHELTGEPREVVEESMRHLADGNWERAAAELRDTFASPCEQSRPLLQDTAHPAACHLYEQPSEK; this is encoded by the coding sequence ATGACCGACCTGCTCTCCATATCGGGTCTCCGCACGCAGTTCAACACGGAACGTGGTGCGGTGAAAGCAGTTGACGGTATCGACTTGACCGTCCGCGAAGGCGAGACAGTTGGCCTCGTGGGCGAATCAGGTTCGGGAAAAAGCGTGACCGCGCTTTCGACCATGAACTTGGTTGACGACCCCGGCCACATCGCCGATGGCTCGGTGGAGTTCCACGCCCCGGACGTCGCGGCCGACCTCGCCGCGAAGTACAAGAACTCCCACGAGTTCGTTGACGAGGACGAGGGTGTCATCGACCTCACCAACGCCCCCGAATCCGCGATGCGGGAGATCCGCGGCGGGGCGATGAGCATGATTTTCCAAGACCCCATGACCTCGCTCAATCCGGCGCTTACCGTCGGCGAGCAGGTCGCAGAGAGTCTTCGCCTCCACCAGTACGGCGGCCGGAAGAAGGACTCGTGGCTGAATGCCGTCCGCGAAGTCCTGCCAAAGCTCGGCGCCGACATGAGCGAGGAACTCTTAGAAGACACCATCGACATCCTCTCTGCGGTCGGGATTCCAGAGCCCGAAGCCCGCATCGATAACTACCCACACGAGTTCTCCGGCGGGATGCGCCAGCGTGTCCTCATCGCCATCGCGCTCGCGTGTCAGCCACAGTTGCTCATCGCAGACGAGCCAACGACGGCACTCGACGTGACGATTCAGGCGCAGATTTTAGACCTCATCAATGAACTGCAGGACGACCTCGGGATGTCCGTCCTGTTTATCACCCACGACCTCGGCGTGGTCGCAGAGACCTGTGACCGCGTCGCGGTTATGTACGCCGGTGAAATCGTCGAAGAGGGCCCTGTCGAGGAGATTTTCGACAACCCAAGTCACCCGTACACCTACGCCCTGCTCGAATCAATTCCACGCGAAGATGCAGACCGGCTCACACCAATCGAGGGCAACGTCCCAGGCCTCATCGACATGCCCGACGGCTGCCACTTCGCAGACCGCTGTCCATGGGCCACAGAGGACTGTACCGCAGGCGAGATTCCGTACCTCCAACACGGCCCCGAAGACGTCGACCACCGTGCGAAGTGTATCTTTGAGTCGTTCGACAAAGACGAGTACGGCGCAGACCGCGTGGGCGTTTCTGCCGAGGAAAGCTCGGTGGACTACGACGGCGAGCGTATCCTCGAAGTCCGTGACCTGAAAAAGCACTTCTCGAAGGCAGACGGGATGCTCGACGAACTGCTCACGCGCGAACCAGCGAGCGTGAAAGCCGTCGATGGCGTTGACTTAGACATCTACGAGGGCGAAACCCTCGGCCTTGTGGGCGAATCTGGCTGTGGGAAATCGACCACGGGTCGCACCATCCTTCGTCTCCTTGACCCGACGGAGGGAACCGTCGTGTTCCAAGGTGAGGACATAAACGACCTCTCGAAGACGGAGATGCGCGAGATGCGCCGCGACATGCAGATGATTTTCCAAGACCCGATGTCGAGTCTCGACCCGCGCATGAGCGTCGGGCAAATCATCAAAGAGCCGCTTGCGATTCACGACTTGGCGGAGGGACACCGCCGCGAGCGCGTCGAGGAACTGATGGAGGCCGTTGGCTTAGACCCGGCTCAGTACGACCGCTACCCTCACGAGATTTCGGGCGGCCAGCGCCAGCGCGTCGGCATCGCCCGTGCGCTTGCGGTTGACCCGGACTTCATCGTCTGTGACGAGCCCGTCTCGGCACTCGACGTGTCCGTGCAAGCCCAGATTCTGAACCTCTTAGAAGACCTGCAGGGGGAGTTCGGGCTGACATTCCTGTTCATCGCCCACGACCTCTCTGTGGTGCGCCACCTCTGTGACCGCGTCGCCGTGATGTACCTCGGTGAAGTCGTCGAAATCGCCGAGACGAGCGCGCTGTTCGACGAGCCACGTCATCCGTACACCCAAGCGTTGCTCTCTGCGATTCCCGAACCAGACCCGCACGCAGAGACCGACCGCATCCTGCTCGAAGGCGACGTGCCAAGCCCAATCAACCCACCGTCTGGCTGTCACTTCCGCACGCGGTGTCCGCAGGTCATCCCGCCCGAGGGCCTCGACATCGAACAGGCCGCCTACCGCGAGGTGATGGACTACCGTGAGCGCGTCGAGTCAGAAGACCTCGTGCTCGACCCCATTTGGGACGCCGCAGAATCGCGCGCAGAGAGCAGTGCAGTCGCCACCGATGGCGGCTACCCCGCGCCGCTCTCTGCATTCATCTCGGCACTCTACGACCGCGAGTTCGACCACGAACTCACCGGCGAGCCACGCGAGGTCGTAGAGGAGTCGATGCGCCACCTCGCAGACGGGAACTGGGAGCGTGCCGCAGCCGAACTGCGAGACACGTTTGCGAGCCCGTGTGAACAGTCTCGTCCACTGTTGCAGGATACTGCACATCCGGCCGCCTGTCATTTATACGAGCAGCCGTCTGAAAAATAG
- a CDS encoding ABC transporter substrate-binding protein gives MSPEDNLKRRSFLKAAGGAAVAASMAGCIAGNDEGDGDGNGDGDGSGSGSGGTLLYSRGSHSGTLDPQNTTSGEDVKVTNQLYDQLVMFEPGKTSLMAGLATEWDLSGTTATLTLREGVTFHNGEEFTASDFKATYRRFVDEEYEHFPGADYASAYGPFTLGNWIESVNAAEDYKLVIELKEEYAPFLRNLAMFASSVHSEKAIKEKGTDLSADPVGTGPFELDALEDSTESVRLTAFEDYWGEGPKVDEAVFLTTGQNTARAQSLDAGETHIVDGLGSEAAKVVEDSSNAKLEQFEGINVGYMAFNMAKREEFRNKQVRQAISYAIDTKAIVDNIYEGFAQQASQPIPSNVLGYNEDLDPYPYDQEKAQSLLSEAGYGDGFTFELATFKNPRGYNPSPIQTAEKVRSDLGAIGIDVTINQQSFDPFLDYTAEGKHDACFLGWYTDNGDPDNFFYALLHPGVESPDGQDYVAFDTEGFNTLNVAGWANQEYMTLVEEAQATYDEGTRTEKYNQAAQIAHDEAPWVFLDHAQELRGVANNVSGYVPSAIGGPHLKDVSLSQ, from the coding sequence ATGTCTCCTGAAGACAACCTGAAGCGTCGTAGCTTCCTCAAGGCAGCCGGTGGTGCCGCAGTCGCGGCATCGATGGCTGGTTGTATCGCAGGCAACGATGAGGGCGACGGCGATGGAAACGGCGACGGTGACGGCTCGGGCAGCGGCTCGGGTGGCACCCTGCTGTACTCCCGTGGTTCTCACTCCGGTACCCTCGACCCACAGAACACGACCTCTGGCGAGGACGTGAAGGTCACGAACCAGCTGTACGACCAGCTCGTGATGTTCGAGCCGGGCAAGACCTCGCTCATGGCTGGTCTCGCAACCGAATGGGACCTCTCTGGGACGACGGCCACGCTCACCCTCCGCGAGGGCGTCACATTCCACAACGGCGAGGAGTTCACCGCCTCTGACTTCAAGGCAACCTACCGCCGCTTCGTCGACGAAGAGTACGAACACTTCCCCGGCGCTGACTACGCCTCCGCCTACGGACCGTTCACGCTCGGCAACTGGATCGAGAGCGTCAACGCAGCGGAAGACTACAAGCTCGTCATCGAACTCAAAGAGGAGTACGCACCGTTCCTGCGTAACCTCGCGATGTTCGCTTCCTCCGTCCACTCGGAGAAAGCAATCAAAGAGAAGGGCACTGACCTTTCCGCTGACCCAGTCGGCACGGGGCCGTTCGAACTCGACGCCCTCGAAGACAGCACGGAGTCCGTCCGCCTCACCGCCTTCGAGGACTACTGGGGCGAAGGTCCGAAGGTTGACGAAGCCGTCTTCCTCACGACCGGCCAGAACACCGCTCGCGCGCAGTCGCTCGACGCAGGCGAGACCCACATCGTAGACGGGCTCGGCAGCGAGGCCGCGAAGGTCGTCGAAGACTCCTCCAACGCCAAACTCGAACAGTTTGAGGGTATCAACGTCGGCTACATGGCGTTCAACATGGCAAAGCGCGAGGAGTTCCGCAACAAGCAGGTTCGCCAAGCCATCAGCTACGCCATCGACACGAAGGCAATCGTGGACAACATCTACGAAGGCTTCGCACAGCAGGCGAGCCAGCCAATTCCATCGAACGTCCTCGGCTACAACGAAGACCTTGACCCGTACCCGTACGACCAGGAGAAAGCACAGTCGCTGCTCTCCGAAGCCGGCTACGGTGACGGCTTCACCTTCGAACTCGCGACGTTCAAGAACCCACGCGGTTACAACCCATCCCCAATCCAGACCGCAGAGAAGGTTCGCTCCGACCTCGGTGCAATCGGCATCGACGTCACCATCAACCAGCAGTCGTTCGACCCATTCCTCGACTACACCGCAGAGGGCAAACACGACGCGTGTTTCCTCGGCTGGTACACCGACAACGGCGACCCAGACAACTTCTTCTACGCCCTGCTCCACCCCGGCGTCGAATCGCCAGACGGACAGGACTACGTCGCCTTCGACACCGAGGGCTTCAACACCCTGAACGTCGCTGGCTGGGCGAACCAAGAGTACATGACGCTCGTCGAAGAAGCACAGGCAACCTACGACGAAGGCACGCGGACTGAGAAGTACAATCAGGCCGCTCAGATTGCCCACGACGAGGCTCCATGGGTCTTCCTCGACCACGCACAGGAACTCCGTGGCGTCGCAAACAACGTCTCCGGATACGTCCCATCCGCAATCGGTGGGCCACACCTGAAGGACGTTAGCCTCTCCCAATAG